TCCGTCCTAGCGGCTGTTGGTTCTTCACGTCTGGGGGCAGGTGGTTCTTCACGGCGATCATTGCGATCGCTATTTGCGGCTGGGCTTGAATTATAAGTAACTTTATTGCGGTTGGGATTTTCAGTAGGTTTAGGTAAGTCAGCACGGCGAAACTCAATCTTACTTGCTTCTCTAACCGTCGCGGTAACCCCAAATTCTGAGGTGATCTGTGGCAAGCTTGCCAACTGGGTACTAAATCCAAAAATTAGAGCATTGTTCGCAATTCGCTTATCAATACTTTCTCTATCAATGCGTTTTGGAGCTGAAGCCTTACCATCGGCTTTGATCCTGATTTCTTCACCTTTGCCAAGGGTGACAATTTCTGATGTGCTTTTGAGCAAGACCGTGACAGTGCCATCAAGCGCAATCACCCGACGATCTTCCGCCGCCTTAGCTGGAATTTCTAGATACACCGTGCCATCGTTGCTAGAAATTTCGCCAAAGGGGGTTTGGACTTGAGCTGGGGATTTGCGATCGCTAGCCGCCCAAGCTACTAAGCGCCCAGAGGTAAATTCAACTTGATTTTGCGGTCTGAGGGTTAAGGTGGATTTTCCGCCAATTCTGATAATCGCACCACTGCGTAAGGTCACCTGAGCAGTTGAAGAGTCCTCGGTGCTAACGCTTTCATTTACCTTAAGGGGGACACCTACAGTCGCAGGTCTTGCCGATGTGGCG
This genomic stretch from Pseudanabaena galeata CCNP1313 harbors:
- a CDS encoding FecR domain-containing protein, translating into MQRWQLFKISRQILPLLVLSLAVVVLPSCTINQPPKPFSSEALPTEAIAEISEIRSFPVRVKYVNATSARPATVGVPLKVNESVSTEDSSTAQVTLRSGAIIRIGGKSTLTLRPQNQVEFTSGRLVAWAASDRKSPAQVQTPFGEISSNDGTVYLEIPAKAAEDRRVIALDGTVTVLLKSTSEIVTLGKGEEIRIKADGKASAPKRIDRESIDKRIANNALIFGFSTQLASLPQITSEFGVTATVREASKIEFRRADLPKPTENPNRNKVTYNSSPAANSDRNDRREEPPAPRREEPTAARTEPAVPQANSNNPAPANNNAPEPVRTEPTPVTNNPVATPIEPPPAQPAPLEPPPQPVQPEIPAPAPVAPEPKP